In Flavobacterium okayamense, a single window of DNA contains:
- the apaG gene encoding Co2+/Mg2+ efflux protein ApaG has protein sequence MVTQITKGIKISVLTGFEGTYFKNHKIHFAFSYEVTIENQSKDSVQLKSRHWEIYDALNNKEIVDGEGVVGKKPVLKPGEKHTYTSGCLLSSPIGAMKGFYEMVNFTSTKNFQVIIPTFKLSAPFALN, from the coding sequence ATGGTAACACAAATAACCAAAGGCATAAAAATTTCCGTATTGACTGGTTTTGAAGGAACATATTTCAAAAACCACAAAATTCATTTTGCTTTTAGTTATGAAGTAACAATCGAAAATCAAAGTAAAGATTCTGTACAGCTTAAGTCCAGACATTGGGAAATATACGACGCATTAAACAATAAAGAAATTGTAGATGGTGAAGGTGTGGTAGGAAAAAAACCTGTTCTTAAACCTGGTGAAAAACATACTTACACATCTGGATGTTTATTATCCTCTCCTATTGGAGCAATGAAAGGTTTTTATGAAATGGTAAATTTTACAAGTACTAAAAACTTTCAAGTTATTATCCCAACTTTCAAATTAAGCGCTCCTTTTGCTCTTAACTAG
- the pruA gene encoding L-glutamate gamma-semialdehyde dehydrogenase, which translates to MSKGFFNVPKAINEPVKSYAPGTPEREQVLAAYRKMWNEQIDVPLYIGSEEIRTGNTQNMSAPHDHQHIVGKYHLAEKSHVEKAIATALEARKRWSKMSWENRAAIFLKAAELIAGPYRAKINAATMIAQSKTIHQAEIDAACELIDFLRFNVEYMSQIYQDQPISDSSVWNRLEHRPLEGFVYAITPFNFTAIAANLPSSAAMMGNVVVWKPSDSQIFSAKVIVDIFKEAGLPDGVINVIYGDPVMVTDTLLASPDFAGLHFTGSTHVFKDLWAKIGTNIHNYKTYPRIVGETGGKDFILAHPSANVKQVATGIVRGAFEFQGQKCSAASRVYIPSSLWPAVKAQLETDVNSMKMGSPEDMSNFFTAVIHEGSFNKLASYIDQAKQDTDAEIILGGGYDKSKGWFIEPTVIVTTNPKYKTMETELFGPVVTIYVYEDSKWTETLELIDTTSEYALTGAVFSTCRYAIEEATIALENSAGNFYVNDKPTGAVVGNQPFGGARASGTNDKAGSMLNLLRWVSPRTIKETFVTPEDYRYPFLG; encoded by the coding sequence ATGTCTAAAGGATTTTTTAATGTTCCTAAAGCAATAAACGAACCTGTAAAATCGTATGCACCCGGAACTCCTGAAAGAGAACAAGTTTTAGCAGCTTACCGTAAAATGTGGAACGAACAAATTGATGTTCCTTTATACATAGGTAGTGAAGAAATTAGAACTGGCAATACGCAAAACATGTCAGCCCCACATGATCACCAACATATAGTAGGAAAATATCATTTAGCTGAAAAATCTCATGTAGAAAAAGCAATTGCGACTGCATTAGAAGCCAGAAAAAGATGGTCTAAAATGTCTTGGGAAAATCGCGCTGCAATTTTCTTAAAAGCCGCAGAATTAATTGCAGGCCCATACCGCGCTAAAATTAACGCTGCAACTATGATTGCGCAATCAAAAACAATTCACCAAGCTGAAATTGATGCCGCTTGTGAATTAATTGACTTTTTACGTTTCAACGTTGAATATATGTCTCAAATTTATCAAGACCAACCAATTTCTGATTCTTCAGTTTGGAATAGACTTGAGCATAGACCATTAGAAGGATTTGTTTATGCAATTACTCCTTTTAACTTTACTGCTATTGCTGCCAACTTGCCTTCAAGCGCTGCGATGATGGGTAATGTTGTAGTTTGGAAACCAAGTGATAGCCAAATTTTTTCTGCAAAAGTAATTGTAGATATTTTTAAAGAAGCTGGTTTACCTGATGGAGTTATCAATGTTATTTATGGTGATCCAGTAATGGTTACCGATACATTATTAGCTAGTCCAGATTTTGCAGGTTTACATTTCACTGGTTCAACTCATGTATTCAAAGATTTATGGGCAAAAATTGGAACTAACATTCACAATTATAAAACATACCCAAGAATTGTAGGAGAAACTGGCGGAAAAGATTTCATCTTAGCACACCCATCTGCTAATGTTAAGCAAGTTGCAACAGGAATTGTTCGTGGAGCTTTTGAATTCCAAGGACAAAAATGTAGTGCTGCTTCGCGTGTTTATATTCCAAGTAGTTTATGGCCTGCAGTTAAAGCTCAATTAGAAACTGATGTTAATTCTATGAAAATGGGATCACCAGAGGATATGTCCAATTTCTTCACAGCAGTAATTCATGAGGGTTCATTTAATAAATTAGCTTCTTATATTGATCAAGCGAAGCAAGATACTGATGCCGAAATCATTTTAGGTGGTGGATATGACAAATCTAAAGGATGGTTTATAGAACCAACAGTTATTGTAACCACAAATCCTAAATATAAAACAATGGAAACCGAATTATTCGGTCCAGTTGTAACAATATATGTATATGAAGATTCTAAATGGACAGAAACTTTAGAATTAATCGATACAACTTCTGAATATGCATTAACAGGAGCTGTATTTAGCACATGTAGATACGCAATAGAGGAAGCTACAATTGCTTTAGAAAATAGTGCAGGTAATTTCTATGTAAATGACAAACCAACAGGTGCAGTTGTAGGAAACCAACCATTCGGTGGAGCAAGAGCTTCTGGAACTAACGATAAAGCTGGTTCAATGTTAAATTTATTACGTTGGGTTTCACCAAGAACAATAAAAGAAACATTTGTAACTCCAGAAGATTATCGTTATCCATTCTTAGGATAA
- the rsmG gene encoding 16S rRNA (guanine(527)-N(7))-methyltransferase RsmG, with amino-acid sequence MELILKYFPSLTPKQIEQFEALYDLYLDWNSKINVISRKDIEELYLRHVLHSLGIAKVHEFKAGAKVMDVGTGGGFPGIPLAILFPETQFYLIDVIAKKIKVVNEVASAIGLKNLKAEQKRAELVKEEFDFIVSRAVTNMPDFVSWVKGKIKKDSNHDLKNGILYLKGGDLSVELADYRTAVEYNLQDFFEEDFFETKKVVYLPMKYKK; translated from the coding sequence ATGGAATTGATTTTAAAATATTTTCCGAGTTTAACACCTAAGCAAATTGAACAGTTTGAAGCACTTTACGATTTGTATCTAGATTGGAATTCTAAAATAAATGTAATCTCACGTAAAGACATTGAAGAATTGTATTTGCGTCATGTTTTACACTCTTTAGGAATAGCTAAAGTGCATGAATTTAAAGCTGGTGCTAAAGTTATGGATGTTGGAACTGGAGGTGGTTTTCCTGGAATCCCTCTAGCAATATTATTTCCAGAAACTCAATTTTATTTAATTGATGTTATTGCTAAAAAAATTAAAGTAGTTAATGAAGTGGCTTCGGCTATTGGTTTGAAAAATTTAAAAGCGGAACAAAAAAGAGCTGAATTAGTTAAAGAAGAATTCGATTTTATTGTGAGTAGAGCGGTAACTAATATGCCCGATTTTGTTTCTTGGGTTAAAGGAAAAATCAAAAAAGATTCTAATCATGATTTGAAGAATGGTATTTTGTATTTAAAAGGTGGAGATTTGTCTGTTGAACTTGCCGATTATAGAACAGCAGTTGAATACAATTTACAAGATTTCTTTGAAGAAGATTTTTTCGAAACTAAGAAAGTAGTTTATTTGCCGATGAAATATAAAAAATAA
- a CDS encoding fatty acid desaturase family protein: protein MNRQVPIFAKRDNANFFRTLNKRVNEYFKENNIKKTGNWKLHLKTIVMFSLFLAPYFFLVAMDMPFWVYLLLNVVIGIGMAGVGMNVMHDGNHGSYSEKNWINKIMGGSIYILAGNVYNWQVQHNVLHHTYTNIHGHDEDLDAGKIIRFTQQAKWHRFHKFQHYYSVFLYGLLTFNWAITTDFLQMKRYLKRKLSYGEFKKPSIRWTTLIITKVIYFSVWLVIPMILGITWWKVLLGFIVMHYTAGLILSIVFQLAHVVEETHTPEPNEVGEMENTWAIHQLFTTANFAPKNWLMNWYTGGLNHQIEHHIFPNISHIHYGKIAKIVKETAAEFDLPYYEFKTTRAAIASHFKHLRELGQKPQLA, encoded by the coding sequence ATGAACAGACAAGTCCCAATTTTCGCAAAAAGAGATAACGCAAACTTCTTTAGAACACTAAACAAGCGTGTTAACGAATACTTTAAAGAAAATAATATTAAAAAAACTGGTAACTGGAAATTACATCTTAAAACCATTGTAATGTTTTCTTTATTTTTAGCTCCTTACTTCTTTTTAGTAGCAATGGATATGCCTTTTTGGGTATATTTATTACTAAATGTTGTTATTGGGATTGGAATGGCTGGTGTAGGAATGAATGTGATGCACGATGGAAATCACGGGTCATATTCTGAAAAAAATTGGATAAACAAAATAATGGGTGGAAGTATCTACATTTTAGCCGGAAATGTTTACAACTGGCAAGTACAACACAATGTTTTACACCATACATACACAAATATTCACGGACATGACGAAGATTTAGACGCTGGTAAAATTATTCGTTTTACACAACAAGCTAAATGGCATCGTTTTCACAAATTCCAACATTATTATTCAGTGTTCTTATACGGATTATTAACTTTTAATTGGGCGATTACAACAGATTTTCTTCAAATGAAACGTTATTTAAAACGTAAATTATCATATGGTGAATTTAAAAAACCATCTATTCGTTGGACGACTTTAATTATTACTAAAGTAATTTACTTTTCTGTTTGGTTAGTGATTCCAATGATATTAGGAATTACATGGTGGAAAGTATTATTAGGGTTTATAGTAATGCATTACACTGCTGGTTTAATTTTAAGCATTGTTTTTCAATTAGCTCACGTAGTTGAAGAAACTCATACTCCAGAACCAAATGAAGTAGGCGAAATGGAAAATACTTGGGCAATTCATCAGTTATTTACTACTGCAAATTTTGCTCCTAAAAATTGGTTAATGAATTGGTACACAGGTGGCTTAAATCATCAAATTGAGCACCATATTTTTCCTAACATCAGTCACATACATTATGGAAAAATTGCAAAAATTGTAAAAGAAACAGCTGCTGAGTTTGATTTACCATATTATGAATTTAAAACTACTCGTGCTGCAATTGCTTCACATTTTAAGCACTTAAGAGAATTAGGTCAAAAACCGCAACTAGCATAA
- a CDS encoding pyridoxal phosphate-dependent aminotransferase, with product MNSVLSERINNLAVSQTLAMAALARELKAQGKDVISLSLGEPDFNTPDFIKEAAKKAIDDNWSAYPPVDGYVDLKEAISKKFKRDNDLNYTPNQIVVSTGAKQSLYNIAQVMLNDGDEVILPAPFWVSYFEIIKLSGGVPVEVPTSVESDFKITPAQLEKAITPKTKMMWFSSPCNPSGSVYTKAELEALAEVLKKHPNIYVVSDEIYEHITYSEKNCSIGSIPGMENNTITVNGVAKAFAMTGWRIGYIGAPEFIAKACTKIQGQVTSGANSIAQRATIAAVEADPSAIKYMVDAFKNRREIVYNLLSEIPGFKLAMPEGAFYFFPDVSEYFGKTLRGKTINNATDFAMFLLAEANVATVTGDAFGNPNCIRLSYATSEEQLREAIKRMKEALS from the coding sequence ATGAATTCTGTTTTATCTGAAAGAATTAACAATTTAGCCGTTTCACAAACACTAGCAATGGCGGCTTTAGCAAGAGAATTAAAAGCACAAGGTAAAGATGTTATCAGTTTAAGTTTAGGCGAACCTGACTTTAATACTCCTGATTTCATTAAAGAAGCTGCAAAAAAAGCAATTGATGATAATTGGAGTGCTTATCCACCAGTAGATGGTTATGTCGATTTAAAAGAAGCTATTTCAAAAAAATTCAAAAGAGATAACGATTTAAATTATACTCCTAATCAAATTGTTGTTTCAACAGGTGCTAAACAATCTTTATACAATATTGCTCAAGTAATGTTAAATGATGGAGACGAAGTTATTTTACCAGCTCCATTCTGGGTTTCTTATTTTGAAATTATTAAACTTTCAGGTGGAGTTCCTGTAGAAGTTCCAACTTCTGTAGAGAGTGATTTTAAAATTACTCCCGCTCAACTTGAAAAAGCAATTACTCCAAAAACTAAAATGATGTGGTTTAGTTCCCCTTGTAACCCTTCAGGTTCAGTATATACAAAAGCGGAATTAGAGGCATTAGCAGAAGTTCTAAAAAAACACCCTAATATTTATGTAGTTTCTGATGAAATTTACGAACATATAACTTATTCAGAAAAAAATTGCAGTATTGGTTCAATTCCTGGAATGGAAAACAATACCATTACTGTAAATGGTGTTGCAAAAGCATTTGCTATGACAGGTTGGAGAATTGGATATATTGGTGCTCCAGAATTTATCGCTAAAGCGTGTACAAAAATTCAAGGACAAGTAACTAGTGGAGCAAACTCTATTGCGCAACGCGCTACAATTGCTGCGGTAGAAGCTGATCCATCAGCAATTAAATATATGGTTGATGCTTTTAAAAACAGAAGAGAAATTGTTTACAATTTACTATCAGAAATTCCTGGATTTAAATTAGCTATGCCAGAAGGTGCATTTTACTTTTTCCCAGATGTTTCTGAATATTTCGGAAAAACACTAAGAGGAAAAACAATTAATAACGCAACCGATTTTGCGATGTTTTTATTAGCAGAAGCTAATGTTGCAACTGTAACTGGAGATGCTTTTGGTAATCCAAACTGTATTCGTTTATCATATGCAACTAGCGAAGAGCAACTTCGTGAAGCTATTAAACGAATGAAAGAAGCTTTATCTTAA
- the purT gene encoding formate-dependent phosphoribosylglycinamide formyltransferase, whose translation MRKKIVLLGAGELGKEFVIAAQRIGQYVIAVDSYENAPAMQVAHESEVINMLDGTELDRIIAKHQPDFIVPEIEAIRTERFYEYEKQGITVVPSAKAANFTMNRKAIRDLAAKDLGIRTAKYAYATSYEELKKGVLEVGMPCVVKPLMSSSGKGQSTIKTESDIEKAWNYAVEGSRGDIIEVIVEAFVNFHSEITLLTVTQNNGLPTLFCPPIGHRQERGDYQESWQPAKVSDNDIIEAQEMAKKVTEALGGAGIFGVEFFLTDEGVYFSELSPRPHDTGMVTLAGTQNFNEFELHLRAILSLPIAEITLERNGASAVILATKQGTNPTYEGIDKIAMLPKTDFRFFGKPTTRPYRRMGVALNYDSVGTPIENIVEKAKSAAALINVNS comes from the coding sequence ATGAGAAAAAAAATAGTATTATTAGGTGCTGGAGAATTAGGAAAAGAATTTGTAATAGCAGCACAAAGGATAGGACAATATGTAATTGCAGTAGACAGTTATGAAAATGCACCTGCTATGCAAGTCGCACACGAATCTGAAGTAATCAATATGCTTGACGGCACCGAACTAGACCGAATAATTGCAAAACACCAACCTGATTTTATTGTTCCCGAAATCGAAGCTATTCGGACAGAACGTTTTTACGAATATGAAAAACAAGGAATTACAGTTGTTCCTTCTGCAAAGGCTGCAAATTTTACTATGAATCGAAAAGCGATTCGAGATTTAGCCGCAAAAGATTTAGGAATTCGCACTGCAAAATATGCTTATGCTACTTCTTATGAAGAATTAAAAAAAGGCGTTTTAGAAGTTGGAATGCCATGTGTAGTAAAACCATTAATGAGTTCTAGTGGAAAAGGACAATCCACTATTAAAACAGAAAGTGATATTGAAAAAGCTTGGAATTATGCTGTTGAAGGTTCACGTGGCGATATTATTGAAGTAATTGTAGAAGCCTTTGTTAATTTTCATTCTGAAATTACATTACTAACGGTTACTCAAAACAACGGATTACCAACATTATTTTGTCCACCAATTGGTCATCGACAAGAACGTGGAGATTATCAAGAAAGCTGGCAACCGGCAAAAGTTTCTGATAATGATATCATTGAAGCTCAGGAAATGGCAAAAAAAGTAACCGAAGCTCTTGGAGGAGCTGGAATATTTGGAGTAGAATTCTTTTTAACAGATGAAGGTGTTTATTTTTCAGAATTATCGCCTCGTCCGCATGATACTGGAATGGTAACTTTAGCAGGTACTCAAAATTTCAATGAATTTGAATTGCATTTACGTGCTATACTAAGTTTACCAATTGCAGAAATTACTTTGGAAAGAAATGGCGCAAGTGCAGTAATTTTAGCCACTAAACAAGGTACTAACCCCACTTATGAAGGTATAGACAAAATTGCTATGTTACCAAAAACTGATTTTAGATTTTTTGGAAAGCCTACAACTAGACCATACAGAAGAATGGGAGTTGCTTTAAATTATGATTCTGTAGGAACTCCTATTGAAAATATTGTTGAGAAAGCCAAATCAGCAGCTGCATTAATTAATGTTAATTCTTAA
- a CDS encoding Crp/Fnr family transcriptional regulator produces the protein MSLILENICKHVSLTEEEKVLFLSKTETIKVKAKTMLLNAGEVSKYSYFVNEGILRSFTINDNIVEHILSFACSDWWIGDMYSLISKKPGHLFIEVIEDADLVLLSRENQEELFHSIPKLERFFRILIENSLVAHQDRLMDNLSLTAEERFEKFCQKYPSLIASIPQKYIASYIGVTPEFFSKMKSKMLRNNSN, from the coding sequence ATGAGCTTAATTCTAGAAAATATTTGTAAACATGTATCACTGACTGAAGAAGAAAAAGTTTTATTCTTATCAAAAACAGAAACCATAAAAGTAAAAGCCAAAACTATGCTTTTGAATGCTGGTGAAGTTAGTAAGTACTCCTATTTTGTTAATGAAGGCATTTTAAGAAGTTTTACAATTAATGATAATATAGTCGAACATATTTTAAGTTTTGCTTGTTCCGATTGGTGGATTGGTGACATGTACAGCTTAATTTCAAAAAAACCTGGACATCTATTTATAGAAGTCATAGAAGATGCAGATTTAGTTTTACTTTCTCGAGAAAATCAAGAAGAACTATTTCATAGCATTCCTAAATTAGAACGCTTTTTTAGAATTTTAATTGAAAATTCACTTGTTGCACATCAAGATAGGCTAATGGATAATCTTAGTTTGACAGCCGAAGAACGTTTTGAAAAATTTTGCCAAAAATATCCAAGCCTGATTGCGAGTATTCCTCAAAAATACATTGCTTCTTACATAGGAGTTACTCCTGAATTTTTTAGTAAAATGAAATCAAAAATGTTAAGAAATAACTCAAATTAA
- a CDS encoding pirin family protein produces the protein MNNAVLHKAESRGLADHGWLKSYHTFSFANYYNPERVNFGVLRVLNDDTVAPGMGFGTHPHENMEIISIPLEGDLEHQDSMGNTTVIKHGDIQIMSAGTGVKHSEYNKNKDSLVKFLQIWVFPNKKNVTPRYDQITLNVKDRHNKLQQILSPNAEDAGVWIHQNAWFYMGNFDKNFTTDYKVHDKKNGLYVFVLKGNIVVGEQNLKTRDGYGIWNFDSVIITSKSDSEILLMEVPMY, from the coding sequence ATGAACAATGCTGTTTTACATAAAGCTGAGAGTAGAGGATTAGCCGATCATGGTTGGTTAAAAAGTTATCATACATTTAGTTTTGCTAACTATTACAATCCAGAAAGAGTAAATTTTGGTGTATTAAGAGTTTTAAATGATGACACTGTTGCTCCAGGAATGGGATTTGGTACTCATCCACATGAGAATATGGAAATTATATCAATCCCTCTTGAAGGTGATTTAGAACACCAAGACAGCATGGGTAACACTACAGTAATTAAACATGGTGATATTCAAATTATGAGTGCCGGTACAGGTGTAAAACATAGTGAGTATAACAAAAATAAAGATTCATTAGTAAAGTTTCTTCAAATTTGGGTTTTCCCAAATAAAAAAAATGTAACTCCACGTTACGACCAAATCACACTTAATGTTAAAGACCGACATAATAAATTGCAGCAAATTCTTTCGCCAAACGCTGAAGACGCTGGTGTTTGGATTCATCAAAACGCTTGGTTTTACATGGGTAATTTTGATAAAAATTTCACAACCGATTACAAAGTTCATGATAAAAAAAATGGTTTATATGTTTTTGTACTAAAGGGAAATATAGTTGTGGGTGAACAAAACCTTAAAACTAGAGATGGTTATGGAATTTGGAATTTTGATTCTGTAATAATTACATCAAAATCAGATTCAGAAATTTTACTAATGGAAGTACCTATGTACTAA
- a CDS encoding YceI family protein — protein MAKTNWTIDTTHSKVGFKVKHMMFTNVSGKFNTYEGTFETKDDDFSNASILFTADTNSIDTANTDRDNHLKSADFFDVEQFPKLTFKVTSFAPKGDEYEVTGNLTIKDVTKNVSFPAEFSGLMKDPWGNTKAGLNVYGKINRKEFGLNWNAALETGGVLVGEEVKLEVELQLLKQ, from the coding sequence ATGGCAAAGACAAATTGGACAATTGACACAACCCACTCAAAAGTAGGGTTTAAAGTAAAACACATGATGTTTACAAATGTTTCAGGAAAGTTTAATACCTATGAAGGTACTTTTGAAACTAAAGATGATGATTTTTCAAATGCATCAATACTATTTACAGCAGATACAAACTCTATTGATACTGCTAATACGGATAGAGACAATCACTTGAAAAGCGCAGATTTTTTTGACGTTGAACAATTTCCAAAATTAACTTTCAAAGTAACCTCTTTTGCCCCAAAAGGAGACGAATATGAAGTAACAGGTAACTTAACAATTAAGGATGTTACTAAAAACGTTTCTTTTCCTGCCGAATTTAGTGGACTAATGAAAGACCCTTGGGGTAATACAAAAGCAGGTTTAAATGTTTATGGAAAAATAAACAGAAAAGAATTCGGTTTAAATTGGAATGCAGCCCTTGAGACTGGTGGCGTTTTAGTTGGTGAAGAAGTAAAACTTGAAGTTGAATTACAACTTTTAAAACAATAA
- the fabD gene encoding ACP S-malonyltransferase has product MKAYVFPGQGAQFTGMGKDLYENSPVAKELFEKANEILGFRITDIMFEGTAEELKETKVTQPAVFLHSVILAKVLDVKPEMVAGHSLGEFSALVVNGALSFEDGLKLVSQRAMAMQKACEITPSTMAAVLNLDDKIVEDICASIDGVVVAANYNCPGQLVISGEYKAVEAACEKMKEAGAKRALILPVGGAFHSPMMEPAREELAAAIEATTFLAPSCPVYQNVTATAISDATEIKKNLIAQLTGAVRWTQSVNQMIADGATSFTEVGPGKVLVGLVNKINKEVETVSATL; this is encoded by the coding sequence ATGAAAGCATACGTTTTTCCAGGACAAGGAGCTCAATTTACAGGAATGGGTAAAGACCTATATGAAAACTCTCCTGTTGCTAAAGAATTATTTGAAAAAGCTAATGAAATTCTAGGTTTTAGAATTACTGATATTATGTTTGAAGGAACTGCTGAAGAATTAAAAGAAACGAAAGTTACACAACCTGCAGTTTTTTTACATTCCGTTATATTAGCTAAAGTTTTAGATGTTAAACCTGAAATGGTTGCTGGACATTCATTAGGCGAATTTTCTGCATTAGTAGTAAATGGTGCTTTATCTTTTGAAGATGGTTTGAAATTAGTTTCGCAAAGAGCTATGGCTATGCAAAAAGCTTGTGAAATTACTCCTTCTACTATGGCTGCTGTATTAAACCTTGATGATAAAATTGTTGAGGACATTTGCGCCTCTATTGATGGCGTTGTAGTTGCAGCCAATTACAATTGCCCCGGTCAATTAGTAATTTCTGGAGAATATAAAGCGGTTGAAGCTGCTTGTGAAAAAATGAAAGAGGCAGGTGCAAAACGTGCTTTAATTTTACCTGTTGGAGGTGCTTTCCACTCACCTATGATGGAACCAGCTCGTGAAGAATTAGCTGCAGCTATTGAAGCTACAACTTTTTTAGCACCAAGTTGCCCAGTTTATCAAAATGTAACAGCAACCGCAATTTCTGATGCAACTGAAATTAAGAAAAACTTAATTGCTCAATTAACTGGAGCGGTTAGATGGACACAATCAGTTAACCAAATGATTGCTGACGGAGCTACAAGTTTTACTGAAGTTGGTCCAGGGAAAGTTCTTGTTGGATTAGTAAATAAAATTAATAAAGAAGTAGAAACAGTTTCAGCTACTTTGTAA